Proteins from a genomic interval of Corynebacterium deserti GIMN1.010:
- the rbfA gene encoding 30S ribosome-binding factor RbfA, with the protein MADNARAARMAKRIQTIVASAIERDIKDRRLEFVTITDVTMTGDLHDATVFYTVRGASIEEEPDLEAAAEALHRARGQLRKIVGQQLGVRFTPTLTYRIDTVPEASAHMEALLERARQRDAELAKLREGAVPAGDANPYKTPSSESEE; encoded by the coding sequence ATGGCTGACAACGCCCGCGCTGCACGAATGGCAAAGCGCATTCAAACGATCGTGGCCAGCGCAATTGAGCGCGATATTAAGGACCGCCGTTTGGAATTCGTCACCATCACTGACGTGACCATGACTGGAGACCTCCACGACGCAACCGTGTTCTACACTGTTCGCGGTGCGAGCATCGAAGAAGAGCCCGACTTGGAGGCAGCTGCAGAAGCTCTCCACCGCGCACGTGGACAGCTCCGCAAAATTGTTGGTCAGCAGCTTGGTGTACGTTTCACCCCAACCTTGACATACCGAATTGATACGGTGCCAGAGGCATCCGCTCACATGGAAGCTCTCCTTGAGCGCGCTCGCCAGCGTGATGCCGAACTGGCAAAGCTGCGCGAAGGTGCAGTTCCAGCAGGCGATGCAAATCCTTACAAGACGCCGTCGTCTGAGTCTGAGGAATAA